A single Fodinibius saliphilus DNA region contains:
- a CDS encoding protein-L-isoaspartate(D-aspartate) O-methyltransferase — MLNWGSGANNPKFKRRRERLVETLADKGIEDPRVLEAFSIVPRHVFVDTALQDRAYKDTALPIGKEQTISQPFTVASQTELLEVQPGEKVLEIGTGSGYQAAILCELGAEVYTVERHKKLYEKARTTLKNLGYSIRAKLGDGTLGWSAYAPYDAIVVTAGAPVVPEDLVGQLALNGRLVVPVGNESRQEMVRIIKIREDEYEEEHYSDFKFVPLIGKKGWQK; from the coding sequence ATGTTGAATTGGGGATCCGGAGCTAATAATCCAAAATTTAAACGCCGCCGAGAACGGTTAGTCGAAACGTTGGCAGATAAAGGTATTGAAGACCCACGGGTATTGGAAGCTTTTAGTATCGTACCTCGGCATGTGTTTGTAGATACTGCTCTTCAAGATCGAGCCTACAAAGATACGGCTCTTCCTATTGGTAAAGAGCAAACTATTTCACAGCCTTTTACTGTGGCCAGCCAGACAGAACTGCTTGAAGTACAACCGGGCGAGAAAGTATTAGAGATTGGTACTGGTTCGGGCTACCAAGCCGCAATATTATGCGAACTTGGAGCCGAAGTGTATACTGTTGAGCGCCATAAGAAGCTCTACGAAAAGGCACGTACTACTCTAAAAAATCTCGGTTATTCTATTCGGGCAAAACTGGGTGATGGCACCTTGGGTTGGTCAGCTTATGCTCCTTATGATGCTATTGTTGTTACAGCCGGTGCCCCGGTAGTTCCTGAAGACTTGGTAGGGCAATTAGCACTAAACGGTCGATTGGTAGTGCCTGTGGGTAATGAAAGTCGTCAAGAGATGGTCCGTATTATAAAGATACGCGAAGATGAATATGAGGAAGAACATTACAGTGATTTTAAATTTGTACCGCTCATTGGCAAAAAAGGTTGGCAGAAGTAA
- a CDS encoding DUF368 domain-containing protein yields MSKTDQSNSTSKAQSWKEYPFLLLKGFLMGSADIVPGVSGGTMALIVGIYTRLIDAIKSFDTDFFKQLFTLRLKEAFEGVDWRFMGVLLAGMFAAVLFFTKVVPLQVYMFTDPELIYGLFFGLIVGSIVILINAIENFGWIHALLILVGAVIGFWVVTLVPADTPDSSLYVFLSGSVAICAMILPGISGSYILLILRKYDYILSQIGSLGTADTSMALFALAPFVAGAVCGLMLFSRLLSWLLNRYEAKTLAVLIGFLIGSLYVIWPYQNRMYKEIVTKKKVVEYTSPKVVELRNNPPSENRPEYQRIGEVQNPEATSDELKKVVLLTVKKKLIKSDPYIPYATDKGARTPHFWDGIIGIIIGLLMVLGLDSLRAKG; encoded by the coding sequence TTGTCTAAAACTGATCAATCCAACTCCACTTCTAAAGCACAATCCTGGAAGGAGTATCCTTTTCTATTATTAAAAGGTTTTCTGATGGGCTCTGCTGATATTGTGCCCGGCGTAAGCGGTGGAACAATGGCCCTTATCGTAGGTATTTATACGCGTCTTATTGATGCCATTAAAAGTTTTGACACTGATTTCTTTAAGCAGCTGTTTACCCTTAGACTCAAAGAAGCATTTGAGGGGGTGGATTGGCGTTTTATGGGAGTTTTGCTGGCAGGGATGTTTGCGGCTGTACTCTTTTTTACGAAAGTCGTTCCCCTGCAGGTTTATATGTTCACCGATCCGGAACTTATTTATGGACTTTTCTTTGGATTGATTGTCGGCTCAATTGTTATTCTAATAAATGCGATAGAAAATTTTGGGTGGATTCATGCTTTGCTGATACTGGTTGGAGCCGTCATCGGTTTCTGGGTAGTTACCTTGGTACCTGCTGACACCCCCGATTCCTCGTTATATGTGTTTCTAAGTGGGTCTGTAGCCATATGTGCAATGATTTTGCCGGGTATTTCGGGCTCCTATATTTTGCTCATTCTCCGGAAATATGATTATATACTTAGCCAGATAGGAAGTCTCGGAACAGCTGATACCTCAATGGCTTTGTTTGCTTTGGCCCCTTTTGTAGCTGGGGCAGTTTGCGGGCTTATGCTTTTTTCGCGGCTCTTATCTTGGTTGTTAAATCGATATGAGGCAAAGACTCTTGCGGTATTGATTGGTTTTTTGATTGGCTCGTTGTACGTTATTTGGCCTTATCAAAACCGGATGTACAAAGAGATTGTGACTAAGAAAAAAGTGGTTGAATACACCAGTCCCAAAGTTGTTGAGTTGCGAAATAATCCCCCTTCCGAAAATCGCCCGGAGTATCAGCGAATAGGAGAAGTACAGAACCCTGAAGCAACTTCTGATGAACTTAAAAAAGTGGTATTACTTACGGTTAAGAAGAAATTGATTAAGAGTGATCCTTATATCCCATATGCAACGGACAAAGGTGCCCGAACACCACATTTTTGGGATGGAATAATCGGGATAATTATCGGACTTTTAATGGTTCTGGGACTTGATTCTTTACGCGCGAAAGGATAA